In Streptomyces avermitilis MA-4680 = NBRC 14893, the genomic window ACGCCGGCCGCACCGACGCCGACGTCGACGACCGCGCCCAGGTGCTGCGCGCCGACATCCGCACGGCGGGCGTGACGTACGCCGGACTCACCCTGGAACTCGCGCTCTCCTTCCACTACGCCGTCCGTGAGGCCCACGACGAAGTGGACGCCGCGATCTCCCGGCTGCACGCGGCCACCGGTGGCGGCGATTACGCCTACTACAGCGACATCGCACACTTCATGGCCGGTCTCCCCCTCGAGGCGGCCTCACGTGCCCGTTGGTTCGATGGACAGCAGCCCACCCGCCAGCGGTGGCGGACGCTGGTCACCACCCGCCGCGATCAGCTGCACGTCCCCCGGTGACACATGCCCGCAGCCCCGCCGGATGGCGGGGCTGCGGGTTGGTGCTGCTGCGTTCAGGGCGTGAGGTCCAGTACGCGGACTGGCTCACCTGCCCACCGGTGCGGGGCAGTGGTGGCGATGATCGCGCCGTCGGGGCGGTCCGGGGTGGGCTGCGCCGCGCACTGGCTGTGCGCCGCGGCCCAAGTCTCCTGACGCGCGACGGCCAGGGCGGCGGCCAGGTCCAGATCGAGGACGGTGATGCCGGGCAGGGAGGCCAGGTGCTCGGCCGTGCCGGGCCGGGCGCGGTCGGCTTCCACTAACGCGCACGCGGGGGCGTACAGGAACCAGCCCGATTCGGCGTGGGCGCGGTGGATCAGACGGGAAGCAAGGACGTTGCCCTGGCCGGCTGCGGCCATTGCGGTGTCGTCCAGGACGATGTGCACAGCGTCGCTCACTGGCTGGTCACCTGGGCCAGGCGCCGGTCCAGCTCGCTGTCCAGGTCCTGCTCCTCGGCAGCGGTCGGCGCGTAGCCGTTCCACTCCTTCAGCGCGGCCAGGGCCTTCTCCGCCCGCTCGGCCCGCTCGGCCGGAGTCAGCAGCGTCTCAGCGAGACGGGCGAGATACGCGCGCAGCGACAGACCCTCAGCGGCAGCTATGGCGGCCAGCCGGTCCTTGGCTTCCTCGGGGATGCGGACGTTGGCATCGGACATCGTCGTGCTCCTTCCCATCCCTAAAGGGTACGGGTACGTACCCGTACCCGTCATGGGACTGATTCCAGTCACTACCCTGTTGTGTGGCCGAACCCAGTGCAATGCTGTGACTGCGGTGATCCTCCAACCCCCGTGGAGGCCCCCGCTTCTTGGCCCGCCCGTGTGCTGTCACCTGGGCGGGGCCGCGCCGTCCCTCCCGGCCCTCCCCACGGGAGGGCCGACGGCTGCGCAGACGCCGCGCTCTCACATCAGTCGGTGATGTGCACGGTGACGTACAGGTCTCCGGGCGCACCGCCGTGGCGTGCCGGGGCCGCCAAGTTCGCGGATCCGGAACTCCTGGCCGTCCTCGATGCCCGCGGGGATGCGGACCTTGTAGGTGTGCTGCTCGCGGACGATCCGGCCCTCTCCCTTGCAGGTGGTGCAGGCTTGTGCCCCCTTCTCGTCTGTGTGAACCGTTTGAAAACGACATAGCGCCACGTTGGCCCGGCGGCGCAGTGGCGGGTACCTCAGCTCCACAGCTTGCGGGTGAACTCCTTCGCCCACTCCACCCGCTCGTGGTGCGGACCGTGGGGCATGCACGGGGAGTTCGGGCCGGCCTGGCACTTTGGGCAAGTGACCTCCTTCGCATCCCAGGTCCGCGCCGCCGAGCCCGCGGTCTCCTGCGGTTCCCGCTCTCTCCTGCGCGGTCGAGGAGGCCGGACTTTAGCCCGGGCAGGCGGCGGGGCCTGGTGCTGACGTTCGTCGCGGGCGCCCTTCTGCTTCTCGCCGGGGCCAAGGCGGTCGTCGCTCTGCAGGACGCGGCGCAGGCGTTCGTCGTGGGGAAGCTGTCGCTTCTCGCTGGGGCCGACGCGATCGTCGTTGTCGCACAGCTTGCCCGGTCCGGCGTGGCATCGCGGGCACATCATTCGGTACCAGTCGCCGCGTGGCACTTGGTGGTGCAGCCGGGCCGCGGTCTTCTTGCCCGCCTCCTGCGCCTGGCCCTCCCGGTCGGCCTCCGGCCGCCGCTCCTGGAGCGGACGTGGGGGACTGACTTCACGCTCATGCGCCTCCGGGGCCGGCTGCATCGGCTCGGCAGAAGCCTCAACATCTTGCCGAGCCTTCTTCTGTTGCCGGGCCATCTTTTGTGCGGCTTTCCGCTCGTCCACGATCAGCTGCAGCCGCTCATTGTGGCCGTCCTTGCGCGGCTTCCCGCTGCTGGGCCCCTCGACCAGCACACAGTCCTTGCCCTGCTCCGCGTTGCAGCGCGGACAACTCCGCTGGATCCAGTACCGCCGCGCCACGCCCAGCTGCTCCTGCGGCCCCAGTGCCGCCCGCTTCTTCCAGACCTCCACACGCCGCGCTTCACCACGCGTCAGTAGTTCTCCGGCCGAGGCCGCGGACCGCAACAGGTCCTCCACCTGAGGGCGCAGATTGAACGTGTACGCGTCGTACCCGCGAAGGCGATGGAGGGCGCTGCGGACGCTAGCCGCAGCCTTTTGTGCTTCCTTCTCAGTGTCAGCTTCCGCTTCGACCGCGTCCCGCGTGAGGTCGTCCAGGCTCTCGAAGTACGTGATCGCCCGCTCGTAGACGGCGGACTCGGCGTCCGTGCGATCCTCAGCCGCCGTCGCGTTGACGCGAATCAGAAGCCTGCGCACCCGCCCAGGCTTCTGCTCAGCCACCGCCCTCTTCAACTTGTCGAACAGCTTGCCGCGCTCCTCGTTCTGCTCGACCAGCCAGATCCTCGCGTGGCGAACCGCAGCCTCGAGCTGCTCCTGGAGCTCGCCCTCCACACCGGTCAGATCCTCGATCTCCCCGCACACCTGCTTCACCAAGGACACAGACTCGATCCGACGCGCATACACCAGCCGGCGCAGCAGGGCCTGGGCGCGCGCCTCCGGCTCCGGCACCTTCCTCGCCTTGCCGGGCGACCACAGCGATGGACGCGGCGCATTGCGGGCCTGAACGATCTTCTCAACGGCCGGTGTCGACAACCCGCGCTCCGTCATCTCGCACTTGTCCAGAGCGAACCATTCGATCGGCCTGGCGAAGGCCTCGGTTCCGATCTGCACGTGGCGCGCGGTGCCCACGCTGTCCAGCCGGATCCGATGCACGTACCAGCGGCGGATCAGTGTGTCGCGGTCGACCGGCACCATCGTCCCGAGGACAGGCTCCACATCGTCGTCCCACACCGGCGCGACCGCCTGGTCCAAATGCACCCGCAGAGCGCCATGCCGCCAGCGCACATCCACGACGGACCCGATCGGTGCCCCTTCGGTGCGGGTGTACTCGAAGGTCGCCTGCTCCCCGCGGCCGGCGAGCCAGGCCGCGGCCGCCGACCGCACATAAAGGTGGTCTGCGCTGTCCACGCCGTGGGAGCGGCGCCCGCACACATGCGGCAGCCCGTCCGGATCAGGGTGATGTGCGAAATGACAGGCCCGGTCCGTGTACAGCTTCGTGGTCAACTGGCCGCCGCAGCCGCCGAGCAGCGTCCCGCACCAAAAGGTGTCGTCCTCGTGAGAACGGCGGAATGCATCCAGCTCGATCGCTTCCATCGGCAGCATCAACGGCTCATCCGAGTCCGCTCCGCCGAGCACCGCCGTCTGGATCCGCCGCCTGTCCGTGCGCACAAACTCCCCCGTCCTCTCCAGCCAACACATCCTGTCACCAGCGGAGTTCACCAACCAGATCGCCTCTGGGCTGGACTCACGCCGTACGCCCTACCTCTCCCCCGAGGACGCCGTCGCGGCCGTGAAGACCGTGCCGAAGAACGAGCCGCCGAACTCCCCCGGCTTCGTCGACCGCTACAAGAGGGCCGTGGACCAGCTCGCCGAGAAACGCCGCCAGAAGGAAGACGCCAAGCGCCGCCAGGCTGTCGATGACGACCAGGCCGCCCCGTCCAGCCAGGCGCCCGCAGCTTGACGGCCAAGGGTCTAGCGGCGACGGCGGCCGCCGTCGCCGCTGGCCGACCGGAGAGGATGTCCCGCCTCACCTGGTGGGATCCGGTGGGCAGCCGCACACTCGGCATCCGGCTTGGCCTCGATGCCCCGGCTGCGTGTTACCCCTCGATCCGCACGACGACGAAGAGGTCCCCCGCCTCGCCCCCGTTCCTTCCCGGCCAGCCCAGTCCTTTCAGACGTAGTCGCTGCCCCGCTTTTACCCCTGGGGGAATCCGGATCCGATGGGTTGTTTCGGCGGAAGCCTCGCCGGTTCCCTGACAGGACTCACAGCCCTCCGCACCGCCTGCGCCAGGCTCGGAGGCGCAGGCCGGGCAGGGCGCCCGGTCTGCCAGAAGAATGTGCGTGACCGCGCCGAAGGCTGCGATGCGGGGGCTGACGGCGGAGCGGACGTATCTGTCCAGCCCACGGTTGGGCAAGCCCTCATCGAAGTACCGCCGGTCGATTTCGCGGAGGGCCAGCATGACCTGGAAGGCGTCGGCTGGGCGGTCGTCAGGGTTCTTGGCCAGGAGCCGTTCAACAAGGTTGACCAGTGCAGGCGGGGTGGAGAGCCGTCGTTTGATCAAGGGAGCCGGCTGTTCGTTGGGGTGCTGGTTGATCAGGTGCCAGGAGGTCCCGGTGAAGGGCTGGTGCCCGGTGAGCATCTCGTAGAGCACGCACCCGAGCGAGTACAGGTCGGAGCGGTGGTCGAAGGTCCCGTTGAAGCACTCGGGCGCCATGTAGGCCGGGGTGCCGATCAGGACGCCGCTGGTGGTGATGTCATGCCGTTCGTCGCTGCTCTTGGTGATGCCGAAGTCGACCACCGTCGCCTGGCCGTTGGAGCGGACGATGATGTTGGACGGTTTGATGTCGCGGTGGGTCAGACCTGCCCCGTGCGCGGTGCCCAGGGCATCGGCGATGCAGACCGCCGTGCGAACGGCATCGGGCAGGGGCAGTCGGCCGTCCTTCAGCACAACGCTGAGGGGCCTTCCGCGAAGCAACTCCACCACCAGGTAGGCGTGCAACCGTCCGTCGTCCATCGCGGAGCCGAAGTCGTGCACGGTGACGATGTGCGGATGGGACAGGCCGCCGGCGACCGCGGCTTCGCGGGCGAAGCGGGCCGCCTGCCGGCTGCTGTCCGCGCTGCCGTCGCCGGTGAGGACCTTGACCGCCACCAGCCGGTCGACCTTGGGATCGTGCGCCTTCCAGACCTGCCCGAACCCGCCCGCACCGATCGGCTCGATCAGCCGGTAGCGGCCGTCCAGCACGGTCCCTGCCAGCACGACTCCCCCTTCACGGCACGCACCGCGACGCATGGTGTACCAGGCGTGTACCCGTCACGCTACGCCGGGACAACCACCAGTAACAGGGGATGCTGATCTATCAGTTGGGTCAGGCTGTGGTCCGCAGTGCCGCCGGCGGCCCGACGGTCGGCGTCCCGGCTTCACGGGCCGCGCGCTCTTGTCGGGCCCGGCGCAGGGCGGCGGCCTCGGTTGCAGCAGCCTGGCGGCGGCGCTGCGCGCGGGCCTGCTCGATCGGGGCCGGCCCATCGTCGGAGACGACGTCGGGCTCCGGGAACGCCCTACGGCTCAGTTCCCGCATCGCGGCGGTTTGCCGCTCCACCGCTTCGGCGATGGCCGGGTCCACCCGGCGCGGCGGGGCCACCTCCTGGTGCGCGGCGAGTGCGCGGCGGTAATCGTCCGACGCGGTCTCCCGGGTGCGCACAGGCCCGGCGGGCGCGGCCGCGAACTCGGGGTCCCGGTAAGAAACCTGTCACCAGCCGCAAACCGGTGTGTGGACTGGTTCAGCTGAGGAGTGCGGTGAGGGTTGCGGTCACGGTGGCGGCGAGGGTGATGACCGTGGCGAAGGTGGTGGCGGCGCGGGTGAGGGCGGCGGGGTAGGTGGCGCCGTCCATGCGGGCGAGCTTGCCCGCGCCAGCGGCAGCCAGCAGCGCGACGACGATCACGAGTGCGGTGGTCAGTATGACGACGGCGACGGCCACGGCGGGCTCCCTGTAGGCGGTGGGGTGTTGACGTGGTCGAAGGTCGCGGAATCGGTGCGCGCCGGGGTTCGGCGGGACGAAGATGGACACCGGCGAACACATCAGGGCCTCGGGGGCGAGCACGTGCACGGCAAGCAGAGCGGCGGCAGTCTGGCACTCACCGAACTGCGCGAGAGACTGGCCGACGGGTTGGCCCGGGCCCGGCTGAATCAGACGCAGCTCGCCAAGCAGGCTGAGCTGGGGCGCACCACGGTGTCGGAGGCGCTCTCGCCCACGAAGCCGGTGCCGTCTGCGGAGACGGTGGCGGCGTTGGCCCGTGTGCTGCGGCTGCCGGTGGGGGAGCTGCTGGAGTTGCGGTGGACCGCGGTCGAGGAGGCGGGCACGGTCCCGGCGGGCGGGCCGGGGCGTCGGATCGGACAGTGGGATCCGCATGATCTGGAGGTTCATCCGGCCGGGGCCGGCCGGGCCCCTTCGGACCCCGACACGCCTGTGCTGCGGGCGCTGCCCGGGTATGTGCCCCGCGAGCATGACGGGTTGCTGGGTGAAGCGGTCCGGGACGCTGCGGCCGGCCGCAGCCGGATCGTGGTGCTGGTGGGCAGCTCGTCGACGGGGAAGACCCGGGCGTGCTGGGAGGCCGTCCAGCCCCTCGCGAAGAAGGGGTGGCGGCTGTGGCATCCCTTCGACCCGACCCGGGCGGAGGCCGCGGTGGAGGATCTGCACCGTGTCGGGCCCCGCACCGTGGTGTGGTTGAACGAGGCTCAGCACTACCTCGGCAACCCGGTATCCGGTGAGCGGATCGCGGCGGCTGTGCATCACCTGCTGGTCAGCCCGGAGCGCGGGCCCGTCCTCGTGCTGGGCACGCTCTGGCCCGAGTACGAGAAGCAGTACACGGCCCTGCCTCGTCCAGGAACGGAAGATCCGTACAGCCGGGCGCGGGAACTGCTCGCCGGTCGCACCCTGGCCGTCCCAGAGGCCTTCGACGCTCGGGCTCTGGCTGCGGCCGCTGTCCTTGCCGAGAGCGGTGACCGGCTGATGGCGGACGCCCTCACCCGCGCCCGAACCGACGGACGCATGACCCAGGACCTGGCCGGCGCCCCCGAACTCCTCAACCGCTACCAGAACGCCAGCCCGGCCGCCAAGGCAGTGTTGGAAGCGGCGATGGACGCGCGCCGCCTCGGCGTCGGCCTCCACCTTTCCCAGGCCTTCCTCACCGACGCCGCCACCGACTACCTCGATCAGAACGACTACGACCAGCTCACCGACGACTGGGCAGAACAGGCCTACGCCGAACTCGCTCTACTCGTCCACGGCAAACAGGCCCCCCTGCGCCGTACCACCCCCCGCGCCCCACGGCGTCCGCCTCCCGCCGCTGCCACCGAAGCACCGGCCCCGCCGCCTGCGGGACCACAGTTCCGGCTCGCCGACTACCTCGAACAACACAGCCGCACCACCCGCCGCCACCTGTGCCCGCCTGCCTCCTTCTGGCACGCCGCCCACACCCACCTCGTCCGCCCCGACGACCTGGGCAACCTCACCGAGGCAGCCGAGGGACGCCACCGCTTGCAATGGGCCCACCACCTACGCCACCGCGCCGCCACCCACGGCAGCACCACCGCTCTGTTCCGCCTGGCCATGATGCGGGAGCGGGCCGGGGACCGGGAGGGTGCTGAAGCCCTGCTCCGGCAGGCCGCCGACCGCGGCAGCACCACCGCTCTGTCCGGCCTGGCCGACATGCGGGAGCGGGCCGGGGACCGGGAGGGTGCTGAAGCCCTGGCCCGGCAGGCCGCCGACCGCGGCAACACCGACGCCCTGTACCGCCTGGCCGACATGCGGGAGCGGGCCGGGGACCGGGAGGGTGCTGAAGCCCTGGCCCGGCAGGCCGCCGACCGCGGCAACACCGACGTCCTGTGCCGCCTGGCCGACATGCGGGAGCGGGACGGGGACCGGGAGGGTGCTGAAGCCGTGCTCCGGCAGGCCGCCGACCGCGGCAACACCGACGTCCTGTACCGCCTGGCCGACATGCGGGAGCGGGACGGGGACCGGGAGGGTGCTGAAGCCCTGTTCCGGCAGGCCGCCGACCGCGGCAGCACCACCGCTCTGTTCCGCCTGGCCATGATGTGGGAGGGGGCCGGGGACCGGGAGGGTGCTGAAGCCGTGCTCCGGCAGGCCGCCGACCGCGGCAACACCCACGTCCTGTACCGCCTGGCCGACATGCGGGAGGAGGCCGGGGACCGGGAGGGTGCTGAAGCCCTGGCCCGGCAGGCCGCCGACCGCGGCAACACCGACGTCCTGTGCCGCCTGGCCCAGGTGCGGGAGGGGGCCGGGGACCGGGAGGGTGCTGAAGCCCTGTTCCGGCAGGCCGCCGACCGCGGCAACACCGACGTCCTGTGCCGCCTGGCCCAGGTGCGGGAGGGGGCCGGGGACCGGGAGGGTGCTGAAGCCCTGTTCCGGCAGGCCGCCGACCGCGGCAACACCGACGTCCTGTACCGCCTGGCCGAGATGCGGGAGGAGGCCGGGGACCGGGAGGGTGCTGAAGCCCTGGCCCGGCAGGCCGCCGACCGCGGCAACACCGACGTCCTGTGCCGCCTGGCCCAGGTGCGGGAGGAGGCCGGGGACCGGGAGGGTGCTGAAGCCCTGTTCCGGCAGGCCGCCGACCGCGGCAGCACCCACGTCCTGTACCGCCTGGCCGAGATGCGGGAGGTGCTCAGAAGGCAGTGGCCATACGGCTTGGACCCGGACGGTACGCCGACACCTCCATGGCAACCGCCGTCGGCTCCCACCGTGCTCGGCTGACACGTACCGCCAGACGTATCGCACGGGACGCCGTCGTTTGCGGTTGGTGACACAGTTCTTTACGGGCACCCCGACTCCGGGGTGACGTCGGCCGGCTCGGACACGGGCACCGAGCCGGGCGCGAGGATCCGCAGCCCCCGTACGACCGTGCGGCCCGCAGACTCGTTGGCCGCTTCGACGACGCGGGCCTGCTCCAGGCGCAGCTTCGTCGCCCAGGCCGCCGACTCCGGGCACACGGTGAGCCGGCCGGAGTCGGCGTCGCACCCGACCGCGACGACGTGCCCGAAGTCAGGTGCGATGGCTTCCCACCGTGCGCGCAGGGAAGCGCCTGCGGCCGGGAGCTCCCAGGCCCGCTCGGTCACCAGGGCGCTGATCGCGGCACCGAGCCCCATCGGCTCGCGCCCGTCGCGCCGGACCACCCGGGTCGTGCGCGGCTTCGGCTGCGCCGTACGGCCGCCGCCGTTCTTCTGCGCCGCTACCTTGGCTGCGCGCAGTGCGACGCGGGCCAGGTCCACGCCGCTGAGCTGCGGTGTCTCGGTCATCACGCCACCTCCCCGGCCAGCTCCTGGACGCGGTGGACTCCGCAGACGTTGCGAAACGGCAGGGGCTTCCGCCCGCACGGCACGGTTCCGTCCCGGCCCGAGCAGGTCTGCTGCTCAGCCGTCACGGGGCCCGCCTGGCGGGGCGCGGCCGCGGGTGCGGAGGCAGCGGCCAGCGCGGCGGCTTCCTCGCGGCAGAGCTTGCACAGGCCGTCCTCGAGGGCGCGGCCGACCACGACGATCCGGGCGCCACAGTCCCCGCAGGAACCGCGCGGCGGACCCTCCGGCTCGCGCTGTGCCGGGGCCGGGGCCGACGCCGGGTTGCGGATCGCGTCGTCCAGCACGCAGTCGACGCAGTGGCCGCCCGGGCCGGGCCGGGTGCCGTGCTCGGGGCACAGGCCCTGCTCGATGCGCTGGGCGTGCCTGCGGGCGGCGGTCTTGTCCTGGACGATCTCGGCACACACTTCGCAGTCCTTGCCGGTCGACCACAGGACACCGGCCTCACAGTCCTGGAAGCCGCAGCCCCAGCGCGGCAGGGCCACCCCGAGCAGCCACCGGCCCGGGTCGCGGATCTCCGAGAGCATCACCTTGGAGAACCGGGCGGTGAGCCGGTGGTGCAAGCGTTCGGCATCCGTGCCCTCGCGCAGCTGGCGGCCCACCGCACGGGCGATCTGCCGGACGACGAAGTCGCTGTTCACCCGCTCCAGCAGCAGGTGAACCGGCTCCAGCACGGCGTAGATCTGGGGGTTCATGGCCAACTGCGGTCCGTCGTACGACGACCGGCGGGAACCTCCGTCCCTGCTGCTGCGCTTTTCGGTTTCTGGCTTCGAAGGGGAGGGTCGGCTGTTTCCACCCGCGCGAAGCGCGAGACCACCGCCGCCTTCCGCACGCGCACTCGCAGCAGCCGAGTTTTCCACAGCCCCAGCGCCCTCAACTACCGGTACCTCGCCTACGGCGGGTGACAAGAACGCGCCCTCGTCATCCGGTGAGTCAGTCCTAGGTGATTCCTCATTCGCGAGGGATCCCTCACCAACCGGCGAACCCGATCCCTCACCAACCAGAGAACTAACCGACTCCTGCGAACCACTGGTCACACCAGCCTCAACAGCCCCCGCGACCGCCGCGCAGCCACCCTCCGGACGGGCCTCAGGAGCGATGTCGTGCGCGATATACCGGTGGCGCCCCTGCGCCCCCGCACGCCGCTGCACCGTCACCCAGCGCGCCGCCTCCACCTCGTCCACGACCGCCGACGCCGCCGTCACCGACAACGGCTGACCGGCCTTCTGGCCCGAGTGATGCCGCAGGCCGGCCGCCAGCTCAGCCTCCGTCAGCGTGATCCCCCGCGCCTGCGCATACGCGATCAGAGCGAACGCACGCAGCTCTCGGGGCGTGAGGTCCTCCGCGGCCGCCACCGGCAGCCACACGAACGCCTCCGTACGAGTCATCGCCCGTACCGTCCGCACCGCCGACGTGCCCGTGCCGCCCGGCAGCGTCCGACGATCCGAGAACAGCTCCACCACCCCGTCCGGACCAGGACGACGCAGCTGCGTCATCCCCCGCTCCACCGACGCCGTCGACAGCCCCAGATACGAGGCGATCGTCGTGGACTTCGCCTGGCACCCCTCCGGCCGCAGCCCGAGCGCCTTCACCTTCACGTACACCGACAACGCGACGTCCTGGTAGTGCGGCGAGGACACCAGACGCATCGGCACCCGCACCCGCTGCCGCCGAACCCGCCCGGCCGGAGCCCCGTCGACGGAGTTGTCGATGGACTCCCACAGGGGGTGATCTAGCGTGGCGGCCGACGCCGCTCCAGCGCTCACAGGAACATCCCCGAGGTCAGGCGGTCCGCCGGACCGGCGTCATCCGTGTGACAGTCAAGGAGTGTGATGTACGTCACAATCCCGCCAGGAGGGACACCACAACCAGCAGAAATCACCCCCGGCGGGGGTGCGGCCTGGTCGTGGTCGACCTGACAAGACGACTCACGCTCGTGCACTATGGCGATACCGACCTTCCATATGGATCAACGCAGAGGGGCCCCTTGGCCGGGGCCGATCTCGATGGCTCGTGTGGCGGGACAGGTGAGCCCCCTCCGTGAGGAGCGGGCGACAGTACGAAGGCCAGAGGCGGATCTCCTTCCGTTGACGACTTGGTGCTGGTGTTCCGAAAGCCCTTGGCCGGGCCTCGGAACGAACCGCGAAGCCCCTTGGCGGGGGCCCGCGGGTGGTGCAGTGCAGTGCAGTGCAATGGCCCTGATGAGGGGCCGGATCGAAATGAGCGGCTTGATAAGCCGCGGCTCAGAACCGGTAGCAGCCGGGATCTGAGCGGACCGCTCTGGTGGCTATTCCAGGCGGTAGACGGGCCGCGCGAGGCCGAAGGGGATGGCTAGTCCACCTTTTCTTGGCGCGCGCGGCCGATGGCCACTAGGTCATCCCAACCCCCTGAATCCGGAGGCTGGCGTCAGCATGCGCGCGTACAGCCCGGATGGCGTGATCGCGATTGAAGAACGGCGTAGCTGCGCGTGTGGTTCCACGCGTGCGGGTAACCTTCATCCCGCGAGCACCTCCCATCAAGGTGTGTCGCCCAACGGAGCTTCGCCCCGTTCGAGAGCCCCCAGTGGACCAGGCCCGGTCCCGGGGGTTCTCGCCGTTATGGATCACGTCTGCGAGCAGCCTAACCGCACGACCGGATAGAACTGCGAGGCGAATTCGCACAACGCCCGAGGTGCCCGGAATGCCGAGCCCGCCAGACGGGAAGCGCGCAGTAAATTGCCCGCCACACGGGAAAGTCGTCTGTCGTATAGGCACTTCACACCCCCTTATAGGTCGGGCAGCAGCGCGGACGCGGCTAGCGTGGCATGGGACTTGACTAGGTGTCTGGTGACATTCGGCGGTGACATCCGGATCAACTCCTGGGCGCCGCGGACTATCCGGGCGGGTCGACCGCCCGGATGAAGGTGCTGAAAGTCCGCGCGATCGACGACGTCGTGTTCGTCCGCTACGCGCCCAAGGAGCGCGGCTGATGTACGCGCGCGGTGACATTCGGCGGTGACATCCGGATGTCACCGCCGAATGTCACCGCGCGCGTACATCAGCCGCGCTCCTTGGGCGCGTAGCGGACGAACACGACGTCGTCGATCGCGCGGACTTCCAGCACCTTCATCCGGGCGGTCGACCCGCCCGGATAGTCCGCGGCGCCCAGGAACTGAGCCGCCTCGGGCTGGCCGACAAGGAGCGGGGCGATAGCGAGGTGGACTTCGTCGGCGAGGTTCGCG contains:
- a CDS encoding protein kinase domain-containing protein — its product is MLAGTVLDGRYRLIEPIGAGGFGQVWKAHDPKVDRLVAVKVLTGDGSADSSRQAARFAREAAVAGGLSHPHIVTVHDFGSAMDDGRLHAYLVVELLRGRPLSVVLKDGRLPLPDAVRTAVCIADALGTAHGAGLTHRDIKPSNIIVRSNGQATVVDFGITKSSDERHDITTSGVLIGTPAYMAPECFNGTFDHRSDLYSLGCVLYEMLTGHQPFTGTSWHLINQHPNEQPAPLIKRRLSTPPALVNLVERLLAKNPDDRPADAFQVMLALREIDRRYFDEGLPNRGLDRYVRSAVSPRIAAFGAVTHILLADRAPCPACASEPGAGGAEGCESCQGTGEASAETTHRIRIPPGVKAGQRLRLKGLGWPGRNGGEAGDLFVVVRIEG
- a CDS encoding helix-turn-helix domain-containing protein translates to MHGKQSGGSLALTELRERLADGLARARLNQTQLAKQAELGRTTVSEALSPTKPVPSAETVAALARVLRLPVGELLELRWTAVEEAGTVPAGGPGRRIGQWDPHDLEVHPAGAGRAPSDPDTPVLRALPGYVPREHDGLLGEAVRDAAAGRSRIVVLVGSSSTGKTRACWEAVQPLAKKGWRLWHPFDPTRAEAAVEDLHRVGPRTVVWLNEAQHYLGNPVSGERIAAAVHHLLVSPERGPVLVLGTLWPEYEKQYTALPRPGTEDPYSRARELLAGRTLAVPEAFDARALAAAAVLAESGDRLMADALTRARTDGRMTQDLAGAPELLNRYQNASPAAKAVLEAAMDARRLGVGLHLSQAFLTDAATDYLDQNDYDQLTDDWAEQAYAELALLVHGKQAPLRRTTPRAPRRPPPAAATEAPAPPPAGPQFRLADYLEQHSRTTRRHLCPPASFWHAAHTHLVRPDDLGNLTEAAEGRHRLQWAHHLRHRAATHGSTTALFRLAMMRERAGDREGAEALLRQAADRGSTTALSGLADMRERAGDREGAEALARQAADRGNTDALYRLADMRERAGDREGAEALARQAADRGNTDVLCRLADMRERDGDREGAEAVLRQAADRGNTDVLYRLADMRERDGDREGAEALFRQAADRGSTTALFRLAMMWEGAGDREGAEAVLRQAADRGNTHVLYRLADMREEAGDREGAEALARQAADRGNTDVLCRLAQVREGAGDREGAEALFRQAADRGNTDVLCRLAQVREGAGDREGAEALFRQAADRGNTDVLYRLAEMREEAGDREGAEALARQAADRGNTDVLCRLAQVREEAGDREGAEALFRQAADRGSTHVLYRLAEMREVLRRQWPYGLDPDGTPTPPWQPPSAPTVLG
- a CDS encoding DciA family protein translates to MTETPQLSGVDLARVALRAAKVAAQKNGGGRTAQPKPRTTRVVRRDGREPMGLGAAISALVTERAWELPAAGASLRARWEAIAPDFGHVVAVGCDADSGRLTVCPESAAWATKLRLEQARVVEAANESAGRTVVRGLRILAPGSVPVSEPADVTPESGCP